From the genome of Pseudomonadota bacterium, one region includes:
- a CDS encoding antibiotic biosynthesis monooxygenase — MKEHITCVATFIAKEGCAEKLKNALSALIEPTRKEEGCISYVLYEGLENPNLFTMIEKFADRKSFDFHSQQPYLLSFKETAGEFIESVSVNLFKEVT; from the coding sequence ATGAAAGAACATATTACCTGTGTTGCAACATTTATTGCTAAAGAAGGTTGTGCAGAAAAATTAAAAAATGCATTAAGTGCCCTGATTGAACCGACCAGAAAAGAAGAAGGTTGCATAAGTTATGTTCTTTACGAAGGGCTTGAAAATCCAAACTTGTTTACAATGATAGAAAAATTTGCTGATAGAAAATCTTTTGATTTTCACAGCCAACAACCATATTTGCTGAGTTTTAAGGAAACAGCAGGCGAGTTTATTGAATCAGTGTCGGTAAATCTCTTTAAAGAGGTTACATGA
- a CDS encoding 2-dehydropantoate 2-reductase produces MNIAIMGIGGVGGYFGGKLAKYCENKKDMKTVFIARGKHLEEILKNGLKVIADESTFVARPYKASSDPESCGLFDLIIFCVKSYDLEESAKLFKNCVNKNTVAITILNGVNNSQRLKAVLPDTRILDGCVYIGASIEKAGVVRQSGGSCQFYFGDESTSKEYLEIEQLLIDAGIKAEYRKDIKKVIWEKYMFVSPLASATSYCKKTFGEIMEDEQSKSILIGLLKEVENVSKYQKIFLPDDICKKSIDKVSLFPYETKSSLQMDFERKKKTELDIFTGYIINCAKEYGLSVPYHEKVYKVLSSI; encoded by the coding sequence ATGAATATCGCAATAATGGGAATCGGTGGTGTGGGCGGATATTTTGGCGGGAAACTGGCAAAGTATTGTGAAAACAAAAAAGATATGAAAACAGTATTTATAGCCCGCGGAAAACATCTGGAAGAAATTCTGAAAAACGGCTTAAAAGTAATTGCAGATGAGAGTACTTTTGTTGCAAGACCTTACAAAGCAAGCAGTGATCCGGAAAGTTGCGGTTTGTTTGATTTAATAATATTTTGTGTGAAAAGCTATGATCTTGAAGAAAGTGCAAAATTATTTAAAAATTGTGTGAATAAAAACACGGTGGCGATTACCATATTAAACGGTGTGAATAACTCACAACGTTTAAAGGCTGTGCTTCCTGATACTCGGATATTAGACGGCTGCGTATATATCGGTGCATCAATTGAAAAAGCCGGTGTTGTCCGGCAATCGGGCGGATCATGTCAATTTTATTTTGGAGATGAAAGTACAAGTAAAGAATATTTGGAAATTGAGCAGTTACTAATAGATGCAGGTATAAAGGCCGAATACCGCAAAGACATAAAGAAAGTTATATGGGAAAAATATATGTTTGTTTCTCCTCTTGCAAGTGCTACTTCTTATTGCAAAAAGACATTCGGCGAAATTATGGAGGATGAACAAAGCAAAAGCATCTTAATAGGGCTATTAAAAGAAGTTGAAAATGTTTCAAAATATCAAAAGATTTTTCTTCCCGATGATATTTGCAAAAAGTCAATTGATAAGGTATCATTGTTTCCATATGAAACTAAATCTTCACTGCAAATGGATTTTGAAAGAAAGAAAAAAACGGAGCTTGATATATTCACAGGATACATAATAAATTGTGCCAAAGAGTATGGACTTAGTGTCCCATACCATGAGAAAGTTTATAAAGTTTTATCAAGCATATGA
- a CDS encoding IS66 family transposase — translation MQSSCCAGEDEISNAPIGPVAKSVALYLRYRIGIPYRKTTELFRDIFGLKFVPASAVGFDRKASACGASIHEDLLEKIRVSDVVHADETSWRNDGIGHYVWFAGNEKLAYFHINRHRSGSVARAIFGEHFEGILVRDRYAAYNGIGSQWQSCLAHIITKAKEVKREHVLLPQAEKDTATDRFCDRVIAFFKKACDTARKLNSGDISWESAEGIANRFIKQLSNIRKRPLSFKPAETLRAYLTGPEQKFLFTFLRYPGVPPKNNHAEQSLRHLVIFRKICFGTRSESGLKAHSILSSLVQTARRQGVHPGQFLQILLTADTPTAQAALYNNSS, via the coding sequence GTGCAATCGTCCTGTTGTGCCGGTGAAGATGAAATTTCAAATGCTCCTATCGGTCCGGTTGCAAAATCTGTAGCACTTTATTTGCGATACCGAATAGGTATCCCTTATAGAAAAACGACCGAGTTATTTCGTGATATATTTGGGTTAAAATTTGTTCCTGCCTCTGCTGTTGGATTCGACAGAAAAGCATCTGCTTGCGGAGCGTCTATTCATGAAGATTTACTTGAGAAAATCAGAGTATCCGATGTGGTTCATGCTGATGAAACCTCCTGGCGAAATGACGGTATAGGGCATTATGTATGGTTTGCCGGAAATGAAAAACTTGCTTATTTTCACATAAACAGACATCGGTCAGGTAGCGTGGCAAGAGCAATTTTCGGAGAACACTTTGAGGGCATCCTGGTTCGTGACCGGTATGCTGCCTATAATGGTATTGGAAGTCAGTGGCAGTCCTGTCTGGCGCATATAATAACAAAAGCCAAAGAAGTCAAACGAGAACATGTATTATTGCCGCAAGCCGAAAAAGACACAGCAACAGACCGGTTTTGTGATCGGGTCATAGCCTTTTTCAAAAAAGCCTGCGACACAGCAAGGAAGTTAAACTCAGGTGATATATCCTGGGAATCAGCGGAAGGCATCGCTAATCGCTTTATCAAACAACTTTCCAACATCCGCAAACGGCCGCTTTCGTTCAAACCCGCAGAAACATTGAGGGCTTATCTGACAGGCCCGGAACAAAAGTTCCTTTTTACTTTCCTCCGGTATCCCGGTGTACCGCCTAAAAACAATCATGCAGAACAGTCTCTAAGGCATCTGGTTATCTTCCGCAAAATATGTTTTGGAACCCGATCAGAAAGTGGCCTAAAAGCTCATAGTATTCTTTCAAGTCTAGTACAAACCGCCAGAAGACAAGGTGTTCACCCAGGACAATTCCTGCAAATACTTCTCACAGCCGACACTCCGACAGCTCAGGCTGCACTGTACAATAATTCAAGCTGA
- a CDS encoding DEAD/DEAH box helicase: protein MAKTKEEKRKAREKAKKLNKRKAKHAENKGLKSEFYYDEAMWSIQSKDYENALIYLQKAIKLSPADEDCLRELIYIGREMGRNDVLLIGLDKLYRINKLENEFLPLYADTLVKEKRFEDAINILEVLLVRLPEIHIQKKNKIKSRIADSRQYCLYMLEQKNKSKKIQIVRKPIIKQENPEPAADSDRKPPAKPAKPQKQDLPDIPVTFSIDTLSFTKSLAENRTTAAVDLYNLILEAHRLHFMDSFENLICLSSLKNIKSFWYQEETARKVLKTFRGRALLSDEVGLGKTIEAGIVLKEYIQRGMVKNALILTPTPLVSQWREELKVKFGIDVTSTDDPEFKNSDDFWDRPFILASINHAKSPKNFKHVTEREYDIVIVDEAHHLKNRSTLNWKLVNALKKRFLLLLTATPVENNLMELYNLITLLKPGQLKTQTEFRKEFMTKGDPASPQNKRQLRELLGQVMIRNTRALAKIDIPPRFAQTIRVEPGQSENELYERVVCLVDAINRTKGAGARLLLKNLLAEAGSSPRALEITLNRILAKKDLPDENQDEIRRIVNLCRTIMGETGKNKTLLKLIQKQKGKIIVFVKYIGSLEQVSEFLTWYDIPHVLFHGSMDNVTKDEQIRIFREQKDVLITTEIGGEGRNLQFCCQMVNYDLPWNPMKIEQRIGRIHRIGQDKQVMIYNLCNAGSIEDHILEILDRKINMFEMVIGEIDMIIGRIHGESEFEDIVYNIWVNAPSQAEREKEFAGFGSHLKRLKTQHEKTRELDKNLFGENYEL, encoded by the coding sequence ATGGCGAAAACAAAGGAAGAAAAACGAAAAGCAAGGGAAAAGGCCAAAAAGCTAAACAAGCGTAAAGCGAAGCATGCGGAAAATAAAGGCCTGAAATCGGAATTCTATTATGATGAAGCCATGTGGTCGATTCAATCCAAAGATTACGAAAATGCTCTAATATATTTACAAAAAGCGATTAAACTAAGTCCGGCTGATGAGGATTGCTTGAGAGAATTAATCTATATCGGGCGTGAAATGGGAAGAAATGATGTTTTGCTGATCGGATTGGATAAATTGTACCGCATAAACAAACTGGAGAATGAATTCCTGCCGCTTTATGCCGATACCCTTGTTAAAGAAAAACGGTTTGAGGATGCCATAAATATTCTGGAAGTACTTCTTGTCCGTTTACCGGAAATACATATTCAGAAAAAAAATAAGATTAAATCCCGAATAGCCGATTCCAGGCAATACTGCCTGTACATGCTTGAACAGAAAAACAAGTCCAAAAAGATTCAAATCGTAAGGAAGCCAATAATAAAACAGGAAAACCCCGAACCGGCTGCTGACTCCGACAGGAAGCCTCCGGCAAAACCTGCAAAACCCCAAAAACAGGACTTGCCGGATATCCCGGTGACATTTTCGATTGACACTTTATCTTTCACAAAAAGTCTTGCAGAAAACCGGACTACGGCTGCTGTTGATCTTTACAATTTGATCCTGGAAGCACACCGGCTCCATTTTATGGATTCTTTTGAAAATTTAATCTGCCTTTCTTCCTTAAAAAATATAAAATCATTTTGGTATCAGGAGGAAACAGCCAGAAAAGTTTTAAAGACCTTCAGAGGGCGTGCGCTTTTGTCTGATGAGGTAGGCCTTGGTAAAACAATAGAAGCCGGAATTGTGCTTAAGGAGTATATACAGCGGGGAATGGTAAAAAACGCATTGATCCTGACCCCTACACCTCTTGTCAGCCAGTGGCGGGAAGAATTGAAAGTGAAATTCGGGATAGATGTTACGTCTACTGATGACCCCGAGTTTAAGAACAGTGATGATTTTTGGGATAGGCCGTTTATTCTGGCGTCCATCAACCATGCCAAATCACCAAAAAATTTCAAACATGTAACAGAAAGAGAATATGATATTGTAATTGTTGATGAAGCGCATCACTTAAAGAACCGCAGCACGCTTAACTGGAAACTGGTCAATGCCCTTAAAAAAAGGTTCTTGCTGCTTTTAACTGCGACTCCGGTTGAAAACAACCTTATGGAGTTATACAACCTGATTACTTTGTTAAAACCAGGCCAGTTAAAGACACAAACGGAATTTCGAAAAGAATTCATGACAAAAGGAGATCCGGCCAGCCCTCAAAACAAAAGGCAGTTAAGAGAACTTCTCGGTCAGGTGATGATCCGCAATACCAGGGCTTTGGCTAAGATTGATATTCCACCCAGATTTGCACAAACAATTCGTGTTGAACCGGGGCAAAGTGAAAACGAGTTGTATGAACGCGTAGTTTGTCTGGTTGATGCCATCAACCGGACAAAAGGTGCCGGAGCCAGGCTTTTACTGAAAAATCTGCTTGCTGAAGCAGGATCATCGCCGCGGGCACTGGAAATCACTCTGAACCGGATTCTTGCCAAAAAAGACCTGCCGGATGAGAATCAGGATGAAATAAGAAGAATAGTCAATCTGTGCCGCACAATTATGGGAGAAACGGGAAAAAACAAAACACTTCTCAAACTGATACAGAAACAAAAAGGTAAAATTATAGTTTTTGTAAAATATATTGGTTCACTTGAGCAGGTTTCCGAATTTTTAACCTGGTACGATATTCCGCATGTCCTTTTTCACGGCAGTATGGACAATGTTACAAAAGATGAACAAATCCGTATTTTTCGTGAACAAAAGGATGTTCTGATCACTACCGAGATTGGCGGAGAAGGCCGAAATCTCCAATTTTGTTGTCAGATGGTTAATTACGACCTGCCGTGGAATCCTATGAAAATCGAGCAGCGTATAGGAAGAATTCACAGGATAGGTCAGGACAAACAGGTAATGATTTATAATCTGTGTAATGCCGGGAGTATTGAGGATCATATACTTGAGATCCTTGACCGTAAAATTAATATGTTCGAAATGGTTATCGGTGAGATTGATATGATAATCGGCCGTATCCACGGAGAATCCGAATTCGAGGATATTGTATATAATATCTGGGTTAATGCACCATCTCAGGCTGAACGGGAAAAAGAATTTGCCGGTTTTGGTTCGCATTTGAAGCGTTTAAAAACACAACATGAAAAAACCAGAGAACTAGACAAGAATCTTTTTGGAGAAAATTATGAACTCTAA